In the Oceanithermus desulfurans genome, one interval contains:
- a CDS encoding alpha/beta fold hydrolase: METIAYLPGYLSPPSGFRMLAERLEGYAHVELERRPTPAQQLEAWATELPEEAHLVASFEAGLAAVRLASEKRARSLTWFSPYARSDAALKARARALAWALDAGGIEGFARVARPLFFGSLMLERGEELIAAWREGLAPAGVAAWARSLVELGDERRWLRTLQQLPVMSVVGAEDAFAPMRYAHEVTEWVPELKGILVTLDGAGHFSFWENPREATSVARGFIERYREFVEGPAEWQAEEEDEAPPLLRFDPEAPR, encoded by the coding sequence GTGGAAACGATCGCCTACCTTCCGGGGTACCTGAGCCCCCCGAGCGGTTTCCGGATGCTGGCCGAACGGCTCGAGGGGTACGCGCACGTCGAGCTCGAACGCCGGCCCACGCCTGCGCAGCAGCTGGAGGCGTGGGCCACCGAGCTGCCCGAGGAGGCGCACCTGGTCGCCTCCTTCGAAGCGGGGCTGGCGGCGGTGCGGCTGGCCAGCGAGAAGCGCGCCCGCAGCCTGACCTGGTTCTCGCCCTACGCCCGCTCGGACGCGGCCCTGAAGGCGCGCGCCCGCGCCCTCGCCTGGGCCCTGGACGCCGGCGGCATCGAGGGGTTCGCCCGTGTGGCGCGGCCCCTCTTCTTCGGCAGTCTGATGCTCGAGCGCGGTGAGGAGCTGATCGCAGCCTGGCGGGAGGGGCTCGCGCCCGCAGGGGTCGCCGCCTGGGCGCGCTCCCTGGTGGAGCTGGGCGACGAGCGCCGCTGGCTGCGCACCCTGCAGCAGCTGCCGGTCATGAGCGTGGTGGGCGCGGAGGACGCCTTCGCCCCCATGCGCTACGCCCACGAGGTGACCGAGTGGGTGCCCGAGCTGAAGGGCATCCTCGTCACCCTCGACGGAGCGGGCCACTTCAGCTTCTGGGAGAACCCGCGCGAGGCCACGAGCGTGGCCCGCGGTTTCATCGAGCGCTACCGCGAGTTCGTGGAGGGTCCGGCGGAATGGCAGGCGGAGGAGGAAGACGAAGCACCGCCGCTGCTGCGTTTCGATCCGGAGGCGCCCCGCTGA
- the truD gene encoding tRNA pseudouridine(13) synthase TruD, translating into MEPERLVFDFDRYPYLTQDLPGTGGQIRAQPEDFSVTELPAYLPSGEGEHLYLFVEKRGLTTRELVDHLIASLGVPEKTIGVAGLKDKHAVTRQWISLPRRYEPRLAELEALAGVRILETGAHTNKLGVGHLRGNRFEILIRDVLPGSDVSARAVLDRLLRFGVPNYFGPQRFGLGGQNPVRGYRLVKQGKGRGRPWLKKFLIGSLQSLLFNDWLALRLERGLYDRVLRGDIAKKHATRGEFRVEDPEAENPRAATLEISATGPLHGRKYFEATNEARALEDEILARYELAREDFRARKGARRPLRFPLEEARLEVRPEGLWLAFFLPKGAYATAVLREIMKKNPEGEASGVGDEDV; encoded by the coding sequence GTGGAGCCCGAACGCCTCGTCTTCGACTTCGACCGTTACCCCTACCTGACCCAGGACCTGCCGGGGACCGGGGGACAGATAAGGGCGCAACCCGAGGACTTCTCCGTCACCGAACTGCCCGCCTACCTCCCCAGCGGCGAGGGCGAGCACCTCTACCTCTTCGTGGAGAAACGCGGGCTCACCACCCGCGAGCTCGTGGACCACCTGATCGCCTCCCTGGGCGTACCCGAGAAGACGATCGGGGTGGCCGGCCTCAAGGACAAGCACGCCGTTACCCGGCAGTGGATCAGCCTGCCGCGCCGCTACGAACCGCGCCTGGCCGAGCTGGAGGCGCTTGCGGGGGTGCGCATCCTCGAGACCGGCGCCCACACCAACAAGCTGGGTGTGGGCCACCTGCGCGGCAACCGTTTCGAGATCCTAATTCGTGACGTTCTTCCCGGGTCGGATGTTTCGGCCCGCGCGGTGCTGGATCGGCTCCTCCGGTTCGGCGTGCCCAACTACTTCGGGCCGCAGCGCTTCGGCCTCGGCGGTCAGAACCCGGTGCGCGGCTACCGCCTCGTCAAGCAGGGCAAGGGCCGCGGCCGTCCCTGGCTCAAGAAGTTCCTGATCGGCTCGCTGCAGAGCCTGCTCTTCAACGACTGGCTGGCGCTGCGGCTCGAGCGCGGTCTCTACGATCGGGTGCTCCGCGGCGACATCGCCAAGAAGCACGCCACCCGCGGCGAGTTCCGGGTCGAGGATCCGGAGGCCGAAAACCCCCGCGCGGCAACGCTTGAGATCAGCGCCACCGGACCGCTCCACGGGCGCAAGTACTTCGAGGCCACGAACGAGGCCCGGGCCCTCGAGGACGAGATCCTGGCGCGCTACGAGCTCGCGCGCGAGGACTTCCGGGCCCGCAAGGGCGCGCGCAGGCCCCTGCGCTTCCCCCTGGAGGAAGCCCGCTTGGAGGTGCGCCCCGAAGGGCTCTGGCTCGCCTTCTTCCTCCCCAAGGGCGCCTACGCCACGGCGGTGTTGCGGGAGATCATGAAAAAGAACCCCGAAGGCGAGGCCTCCGGGGTTGGGGACGAGGACGTTTAG
- the tilS gene encoding tRNA lysidine(34) synthetase TilS — MNELERRFRARLEALCPGEEPVVAAVSGGGDSVALLHLLAGVGRPVVVAHLDHALRSDSAEDARFVCELAGRLGFPCELRRVEVRAVAQRKRQNLEAAARELRYAFLAEVARKHGAACVLTAHTLEDNAETVLLQLFRGAGRALGIRARQGRVVRPLLEVARAELRAFLKARGADWLEDPSNERVCLDRNYLRHEVWPRVTARFPRAGEALLRYAESQQADDAALDPLARARIVPDRRFEPVFALRTAPLLRASAALRRRALRWVLERQGLRPERRYLELAERALAGASVSLSSFVLRPSAGGVVWAPRRPELLAAANPPPGLALRTAQPGDRVRAGKIRKRLVDFLAERGVPPELRRVWPVAEREGEVVWVWRFLPEDEDRRWMRRALELAREASSRGEVPIGAVLVRGGEVLGESANAVEACADATAHAELLALRAAQERAGEKVLPGATLYVTLEPCPMCMGALIEAQVGRLVWATENPKAGAVTRYGMDVPLELEGGRLARESAMLLKGFFADLREPKT; from the coding sequence GTGAACGAGCTGGAGCGGCGGTTCCGCGCCCGCCTTGAGGCGCTCTGCCCCGGTGAGGAGCCGGTGGTGGCCGCGGTGAGCGGCGGCGGCGACTCGGTGGCGCTCTTGCACCTGCTGGCGGGGGTCGGCCGCCCGGTGGTGGTCGCCCACCTCGACCACGCGCTGCGCTCCGATTCGGCGGAGGACGCCCGCTTCGTTTGCGAACTGGCCGGGCGGCTGGGGTTCCCCTGCGAGCTGCGCCGGGTGGAGGTGCGCGCGGTGGCGCAGCGGAAACGGCAGAACCTGGAGGCGGCGGCGCGCGAGCTGCGCTACGCCTTTCTGGCCGAGGTGGCTCGGAAGCACGGGGCTGCCTGCGTGCTGACCGCCCATACCCTGGAGGACAACGCTGAGACCGTGCTCCTGCAGCTGTTCCGGGGGGCGGGCCGCGCCCTGGGCATCCGGGCCCGGCAGGGCCGGGTGGTGCGTCCGCTGCTCGAGGTCGCGCGCGCCGAGCTTCGCGCGTTCCTGAAGGCCCGTGGCGCGGACTGGCTCGAAGACCCCAGCAACGAACGGGTCTGCCTCGACCGCAACTACCTGCGCCACGAGGTCTGGCCGCGGGTCACCGCGCGGTTCCCCCGCGCGGGCGAGGCGCTCTTGCGGTATGCCGAAAGCCAGCAGGCGGACGACGCCGCGCTCGATCCGCTCGCGCGGGCGCGGATCGTGCCCGACCGCCGCTTCGAACCGGTTTTTGCGTTGCGCACGGCCCCGTTGTTGCGTGCATCCGCAGCGCTCAGGCGCCGCGCGCTGCGCTGGGTGCTCGAGCGCCAGGGGTTGCGCCCCGAGCGGCGCTACCTGGAGCTGGCCGAACGGGCGCTGGCGGGTGCGAGCGTCAGCCTGAGCTCCTTCGTGCTCCGGCCTTCGGCGGGGGGCGTGGTCTGGGCGCCCCGGCGCCCCGAGCTGCTGGCCGCCGCGAACCCGCCGCCCGGGCTTGCGCTGCGGACGGCGCAGCCCGGCGACCGGGTGCGGGCGGGGAAGATCCGCAAGCGGCTCGTCGACTTCCTGGCCGAGCGCGGCGTACCCCCCGAGCTTCGCCGGGTGTGGCCGGTGGCCGAGCGGGAGGGGGAGGTCGTCTGGGTCTGGCGGTTCTTGCCCGAAGACGAGGACCGGCGCTGGATGCGCCGCGCGCTTGAGCTGGCTCGCGAGGCCTCCAGTAGGGGAGAGGTCCCGATCGGGGCCGTGCTGGTGCGGGGTGGTGAGGTTCTGGGCGAATCGGCTAACGCCGTAGAGGCCTGCGCCGACGCCACCGCACACGCCGAGCTGCTGGCGTTGCGCGCGGCACAGGAGCGCGCAGGGGAGAAGGTGCTGCCCGGAGCGACGCTCTACGTGACGCTCGAGCCCTGCCCCATGTGCATGGGGGCGCTGATCGAAGCGCAGGTAGGGCGCCTCGTCTGGGCGACTGAGAACCCCAAGGCCGGAGCGGTGACCCGCTACGGTATGGACGTTCCCCTGGAGCTCGAGGGTGGACGCCTGGCGCGCGAAAGTGCTATGCTCCTTAAGGGTTTTTTCGCGGATCTTCGCGAGCCCAAAACCTAG
- a CDS encoding alpha/beta fold hydrolase, whose amino-acid sequence MPYLNVYGTNVVYDRWGEGPDTVLIAYSADDWRGCRLPEGRRYLAADLPGHGRTQGPEGLSEDELAEHLVTLLVLLHLTDAELWVHPRAKGLGLYLSERLGLSVTPAPACSDASFS is encoded by the coding sequence ATGCCCTACCTGAACGTCTACGGCACCAACGTGGTCTACGACCGCTGGGGCGAGGGCCCCGACACGGTGCTGATCGCCTACAGCGCGGACGACTGGCGCGGCTGCCGGCTGCCGGAGGGCCGCCGCTACCTCGCGGCCGACCTGCCGGGGCACGGCCGCACCCAAGGTCCCGAAGGGCTGAGCGAGGACGAGCTCGCCGAACACCTGGTGACGCTGCTGGTGCTGCTGCACCTTACCGACGCCGAGTTGTGGGTGCATCCGCGCGCCAAGGGGTTGGGCCTCTACCTCTCGGAGCGGTTGGGGCTCTCGGTGACGCCCGCGCCCGCCTGCTCCGACGCCTCCTTCTCCTGA
- a CDS encoding chloride channel protein, translating to MRDVRARIAAPRLGKTGRMLLLSLLVGVVSGLGAIVFNLLLDGAKEVFLLKLAGYQPPGLPREGGTLVESLAPWGRWLIPVATTLGGLVAGWLVFTFAPEAEGHGTDAVLKAYHHAGGSIRGRVPVIKTLASALTIGSGGSGGREGPIAQIGAGFGSVLASVLRLSDGERRMLVMSGAAGGIGAIFHAPLGGALFVTEVLYRKLDYETDVLVPAIVSAVTAYSIVGYYYGFGSLFITPSDYFAHPQLLPLYALLSLISAAGAWLFIRLFYGTAEVFGRWPVARLLKPAVGGLAVGLMGIALPYVLDGGYGWLQMIFMNRFTWGVLLLIALGKMLATSFSIGSGGSGGVFGPSVIIGAALGGAVGQVFAQLFPTFGVEPVHFALVGMAAFFAAAAKTPLSSIVMVTEMTGSYGLLVPLMLSSFLAYLVLRPDETLYRSQVPERIDSPVHAHEYMRAALVNLKERGLAIPSDVPLPDVARLLETGQPVVLDPEGEEVMFTLELEPNHPWVGRRIFELDLPPDVLVISVMREKADKVVIPRGHTRLEADDRLILVGPAYASQELMERLAQEKEASEQAGAGVTESPNRSER from the coding sequence ATGAGGGACGTGCGCGCTCGCATCGCTGCCCCCAGGCTCGGCAAGACCGGTCGCATGCTCCTCCTCAGCCTCTTGGTGGGCGTGGTCAGCGGCCTCGGCGCCATCGTCTTCAACCTCCTGCTCGACGGGGCCAAGGAGGTGTTTCTCCTCAAGCTCGCCGGCTACCAGCCGCCGGGGCTGCCGCGCGAAGGGGGCACGCTCGTCGAATCGCTGGCGCCCTGGGGGCGCTGGCTGATTCCGGTGGCCACCACCCTGGGGGGACTGGTGGCCGGCTGGCTGGTTTTCACGTTCGCGCCTGAGGCCGAGGGTCACGGCACCGACGCGGTCCTGAAGGCGTACCACCATGCGGGCGGCAGCATCCGCGGCCGGGTGCCGGTCATCAAGACGCTGGCCTCGGCGCTGACGATCGGATCCGGCGGTTCGGGCGGCCGTGAGGGCCCCATCGCCCAGATCGGGGCCGGCTTCGGCTCGGTGCTGGCGAGCGTGCTGCGGCTGAGCGACGGCGAACGCCGCATGCTGGTGATGTCGGGGGCCGCCGGCGGGATCGGCGCCATCTTCCACGCTCCCCTGGGCGGGGCGCTCTTCGTCACCGAGGTGCTCTACCGCAAGCTCGACTACGAGACCGACGTGCTGGTGCCCGCGATCGTCTCGGCGGTGACGGCTTACTCGATCGTCGGCTACTACTACGGCTTCGGGTCGCTCTTCATCACCCCCAGCGACTACTTCGCGCACCCCCAGCTGCTGCCGCTCTACGCGCTGCTCTCGCTCATCAGCGCCGCCGGCGCCTGGCTCTTCATCCGGCTGTTCTACGGGACCGCCGAGGTCTTCGGACGCTGGCCCGTCGCCCGGTTGCTCAAGCCCGCGGTGGGCGGTCTGGCCGTGGGGCTGATGGGCATCGCGCTCCCCTACGTGCTCGACGGCGGCTACGGCTGGCTGCAGATGATCTTCATGAACCGGTTCACCTGGGGGGTGCTGCTCCTCATCGCCCTCGGTAAGATGCTGGCCACCTCCTTCTCCATCGGCTCCGGGGGCTCGGGGGGCGTCTTCGGTCCCAGCGTCATCATCGGCGCCGCGCTGGGCGGCGCGGTCGGTCAGGTTTTCGCGCAGCTCTTCCCCACCTTCGGCGTCGAGCCGGTGCACTTTGCCCTGGTGGGGATGGCCGCCTTCTTCGCCGCCGCCGCCAAGACGCCGCTATCTTCCATCGTGATGGTGACCGAGATGACCGGCTCCTACGGGCTGCTCGTCCCGCTCATGCTCTCGAGCTTCCTGGCCTACCTGGTGCTCAGGCCCGACGAAACCCTCTACCGCTCGCAGGTGCCCGAACGCATCGACAGCCCGGTGCACGCGCACGAGTACATGCGGGCGGCGCTGGTCAACCTCAAGGAGCGCGGCCTCGCCATCCCCAGCGACGTCCCCCTGCCCGACGTGGCCCGCCTGCTGGAGACGGGCCAGCCGGTGGTGCTCGATCCCGAGGGCGAAGAGGTCATGTTTACGCTCGAGCTCGAGCCCAACCACCCCTGGGTGGGGCGGCGGATCTTCGAGCTCGACCTTCCCCCGGACGTGCTCGTCATCTCGGTCATGCGCGAAAAGGCCGACAAGGTCGTCATCCCCCGCGGGCACACGAGGCTCGAGGCCGACGACCGGCTGATCCTGGTGGGACCCGCCTACGCCTCCCAGGAGCTGATGGAGCGGCTGGCTCAGGAGAAGGAGGCGTCGGAGCAGGCGGGCGCGGGCGTCACCGAGAGCCCCAACCGCTCCGAGAGGTAG